In Cystobacter ferrugineus, the following proteins share a genomic window:
- a CDS encoding glycoside hydrolase family 19 protein, whose product MWRQGLRGFAKTFLSAAAVVSSLGMGLAAQDAAAACRGTWAEGTAYNVGDGVSYNGGKYTALVSHTACVGCGWNPVAAPSLWKTGGDCGGTTPPPTDPPPPTGTGIAAILSESTFNSMFPGRSSFYTYSALVAAANTFPGFATTGDTTTRKREVAAFLANIAHETGGLYYV is encoded by the coding sequence ATGTGGCGACAGGGACTGCGTGGTTTTGCGAAGACTTTCTTGTCCGCGGCGGCGGTGGTCTCGTCGTTGGGGATGGGACTTGCCGCGCAAGACGCGGCCGCGGCGTGTCGAGGCACCTGGGCCGAGGGCACGGCCTACAACGTGGGTGACGGGGTGTCCTACAACGGCGGCAAGTACACGGCGCTCGTTTCGCATACCGCCTGCGTGGGTTGCGGCTGGAACCCTGTCGCGGCACCGTCGCTGTGGAAGACGGGCGGCGATTGCGGCGGTACCACCCCGCCGCCCACGGATCCCCCTCCCCCCACGGGCACGGGCATCGCCGCCATCCTGAGCGAGTCCACGTTCAACTCGATGTTCCCCGGCCGCAGCAGCTTCTACACCTACTCGGCCCTGGTGGCCGCGGCGAACACCTTCCCCGGGTTCGCCACCACGGGTGACACCACCACGCGCAAGCGCGAGGTGGCGGCCTTCCTCGCCAACATCGCCCACGAGACCGGTGGCCTCTATTACGT